One genomic window of Roseateles sp. DAIF2 includes the following:
- a CDS encoding TetR/AcrR family transcriptional regulator, whose amino-acid sequence MNSAAAPVLPELALKKAPTQPRAIETYERILAACAELLGEVGIERLSTNLVCQRVGISPPALYQYFPNKYALLHELGMRLMLVQNALLEPWATPATMALPEKRFAASVADIFLQTVALTREVPAGVWVTRALRAVPSLQHVRNRSHDQVTELLLGAFMGAHPAADLLRARLSIRLSIDALYAAQELLFDDPQQDAQAVAQTMAEMVAGQLMRLRRRAAA is encoded by the coding sequence ATGAATTCAGCCGCCGCCCCCGTGCTGCCCGAGCTGGCGCTGAAGAAGGCGCCGACCCAGCCGCGCGCGATCGAGACCTACGAGCGCATCCTGGCGGCCTGTGCCGAGCTGCTGGGCGAGGTGGGCATCGAGCGGTTGTCGACCAATCTGGTGTGCCAGCGCGTCGGCATCTCGCCGCCGGCGCTCTACCAGTACTTCCCGAACAAGTACGCGCTGCTGCACGAGCTGGGCATGCGCCTGATGCTGGTGCAGAACGCGCTGCTGGAGCCCTGGGCCACGCCGGCGACGATGGCGCTGCCGGAGAAGCGCTTCGCGGCCAGCGTGGCGGACATCTTCTTGCAGACGGTGGCCCTGACCCGCGAGGTGCCGGCCGGCGTCTGGGTGACGCGCGCGCTGCGCGCCGTGCCCTCGCTGCAGCATGTGCGCAACCGCTCGCATGACCAGGTCACCGAGCTGCTGCTGGGCGCCTTCATGGGCGCGCATCCGGCCGCCGACCTGCTGCGCGCGCGGCTGAGCATCCGGCTCTCGATCGACGCGCTCTACGCGGCGCAGGAGCTGCTGTTCGACGATCCGCAGCAGGACGCGCAAGCGGTGGCGCAGACCATGGCCGAGATGGTGGCCGGGCAGCTGATGCGGCTGCGTCGCCGCGCCGCCGCTTAA
- a CDS encoding 4-hydroxyproline epimerase, with product MTTRIIDSHTGGEPTRVIVSGGPALGGGPMAERLRRLRDEHDAWRRALVNEPRGSDVIVGALLCEPEAPEAVAGVIFFNNVGYLGMCGHGSIGLIATLAYLGRIRPGAHRIDTPVGRIAATLFEDGSVAIANVPAYRLARRVPVRLGGRTLHGDVAWGGNWFFLCEDHGLALAPDRIEPLTELSWALRQALREQGIRGADGAEIDHIELLGPPQDPAHQGRNFVLCPGKAYDRSPCGTGTSAKLACLAADGKLAPGQLWRQESVIGSVFEASYQPGENGSILPTIRGRAHVNLDATLVFQPEDPFAWGF from the coding sequence GTGACGACCCGCATCATCGACTCCCACACCGGCGGCGAGCCGACCCGCGTGATCGTCAGCGGCGGTCCGGCCCTGGGCGGCGGCCCCATGGCCGAGCGGCTGCGGCGCCTGCGCGACGAGCATGACGCCTGGCGCCGCGCGCTTGTCAACGAGCCTCGCGGCTCCGACGTGATCGTCGGCGCCCTGCTGTGCGAGCCGGAGGCGCCGGAGGCCGTGGCCGGCGTGATCTTCTTCAACAACGTCGGCTATCTCGGCATGTGCGGCCATGGCAGCATCGGCCTGATCGCGACCCTGGCCTACCTGGGCCGCATCCGGCCCGGCGCGCACCGCATCGACACGCCGGTCGGCCGCATAGCAGCCACCCTGTTCGAGGACGGCAGCGTCGCGATCGCCAATGTGCCGGCCTACCGCCTGGCGCGCCGCGTGCCGGTGCGGCTGGGCGGGCGCACCCTGCATGGCGACGTGGCCTGGGGCGGCAACTGGTTTTTCCTCTGCGAGGACCATGGCCTGGCGCTGGCGCCGGACCGGATCGAGCCGCTGACCGAGCTGTCCTGGGCGCTGCGCCAGGCGCTGCGCGAGCAGGGCATCCGCGGTGCCGACGGCGCCGAGATCGACCATATCGAGCTGCTGGGCCCGCCGCAGGATCCCGCCCACCAGGGCCGCAACTTCGTGCTCTGCCCCGGCAAGGCCTACGACCGCAGCCCCTGCGGCACCGGCACCAGCGCCAAGCTGGCCTGCCTGGCCGCGGATGGCAAGCTCGCGCCCGGCCAGCTCTGGCGGCAGGAAAGCGTGATCGGCAGCGTCTTCGAAGCCAGCTACCAGCCCGGCGAGAACGGCAGCATCCTGCCGACGATCCGCGGCCGCGCCCATGTGAACCTGGACGCCACCCTGGTGTTCCAGCCCGAGGACCCCTTCGCCTGGGGTTTCTGA
- a CDS encoding GntR family transcriptional regulator produces the protein MTEPSDPKRRVADQAYDALETMIATLQLKPGAPIVESELIERTGLGRTPTREALMRLVSNGLIVQLPRRGLRVGDLMLAEHLDLIEARRVLERLIAATSARRATPDQREALLAQARSMVAAGEREDLAGYMEADQALDRVNHAACRSPFAVAAIAPMVIQCRRFWYAYRHQGDIRQGAQRHLQLAEAIAAGDGERAAAASDALMDYLRQFAQAVIE, from the coding sequence ATGACCGAACCCAGCGACCCCAAGCGCCGCGTGGCCGACCAGGCCTATGACGCCCTGGAAACCATGATCGCCACCCTGCAGCTCAAGCCCGGCGCCCCGATCGTCGAGTCCGAGCTGATCGAACGCACCGGCCTGGGGCGCACCCCGACCCGCGAGGCGCTGATGCGCCTGGTCTCGAACGGCCTGATCGTGCAGCTGCCGCGCCGCGGCCTGCGCGTCGGCGACCTGATGCTGGCCGAGCACCTGGACCTGATCGAGGCGCGCCGCGTGCTGGAGCGCCTGATCGCCGCCACCTCGGCCCGCCGTGCCACGCCGGACCAGCGCGAGGCCCTGCTGGCCCAGGCGCGCAGCATGGTCGCGGCCGGCGAGCGCGAGGACCTGGCCGGCTATATGGAGGCCGACCAGGCGCTGGACCGGGTCAACCATGCCGCCTGCCGCAGCCCCTTCGCGGTGGCCGCGATCGCGCCGATGGTGATCCAGTGCCGGCGCTTCTGGTATGCCTACCGGCACCAGGGCGACATCCGCCAGGGCGCGCAGCGCCATCTGCAACTGGCCGAGGCCATCGCCGCCGGCGACGGCGAGCGCGCCGCGGCGGCCAGCGATGCGCTGATGGACTATCTGCGCCAGTTCGCCCAGGCGGTGATCGAATAG
- the yajC gene encoding preprotein translocase subunit YajC — translation MFISNAFAQAAPAATGGTESSLLSMLPLVLMFVVLYFVMIRPQMKRQKEHKAMIEALAKGDEIVTAGGLLGKVAKLGESFVTLEVASGVEIQVQRSAVVQVLPKGTVAK, via the coding sequence GTGTTTATTTCCAACGCTTTTGCCCAGGCCGCGCCGGCCGCCACCGGCGGCACCGAGTCCAGCCTGCTGAGCATGCTGCCGCTGGTGCTGATGTTCGTGGTGCTGTACTTCGTGATGATCCGGCCGCAGATGAAGCGCCAGAAGGAGCACAAGGCCATGATCGAAGCGCTGGCCAAGGGCGACGAGATCGTCACCGCCGGCGGCCTGCTGGGCAAGGTGGCCAAGCTCGGCGAGAGCTTCGTGACTCTGGAAGTGGCCTCCGGCGTGGAGATCCAGGTGCAGCGCTCGGCCGTGGTGCAGGTGCTGCCCAAGGGCACGGTCGCCAAGTAA
- the secD gene encoding protein translocase subunit SecD, whose product MNRYPLWKYAMLIVALLIGTIYTLPNFFGEAPAVQVSSGKVTVKVDSAMVGRVEQALKTAEIKADFVQFDGSSVKARFADTDTQMKAKDVIAKAVNADPADPSYIVALNLLSRSPQWLAKLYAFPMYLGLDLRGGVHFLMQVDMKAALTKKAEALTGDVRSLLRDKNIRHAGISRDGNSVVVAFRDVEARESARRLLTDSMADVQWLPGSGAEPSLVGSLKPQSLVAVQEAALKQNITTLHNRVNELGTTEPVIQQSGLDRIVVQLPGVQDTARAKDIIGRTATLELRMVDDSTEAQAALSGAAPVPFGTERYMDRGFGPIIVKRQVVLTGDNLNDAQAGFDENHNPSVNLTVDAKGARIMKEVSRENIGKRMAIILFEKGKGEVVTAPRINSELGNRFQITGAMSTQEANDTALLLRAGSLAAPMEIIEERTIGPSLGAENIAKGIASVTWGFVAVAIFMCIYYMLFGLFSSLALGFNLLLLMALLSMLQATMSLPGIAAMALALGMAIDSNVLINERIREELRNGASPQAAIHAGYERAFATILDSNVTTLIAGVALLAFGSGPIKGFAVVHCLGILTSLFSSVVFSRALVNLWYGRQKKLKSLAIGQVWRPEPEADVPGKA is encoded by the coding sequence ATGAACCGTTACCCGCTGTGGAAGTACGCGATGCTGATCGTCGCGCTGCTGATCGGCACCATCTACACGCTGCCCAATTTCTTCGGTGAAGCCCCGGCCGTCCAGGTCTCGAGCGGCAAGGTCACCGTCAAGGTGGACAGCGCCATGGTGGGCCGGGTCGAGCAGGCGCTGAAGACGGCCGAGATCAAGGCCGACTTCGTGCAGTTCGACGGCAGCTCGGTGAAGGCGCGTTTCGCCGACACCGACACGCAGATGAAGGCCAAGGACGTGATCGCCAAGGCGGTCAATGCCGATCCGGCCGATCCGAGCTACATCGTGGCGCTGAACCTGCTGTCGCGCTCGCCGCAATGGCTGGCCAAGCTCTATGCCTTCCCGATGTACCTGGGCCTGGACCTGCGCGGTGGCGTGCATTTCCTGATGCAGGTCGACATGAAGGCGGCGCTGACCAAGAAGGCCGAGGCGCTGACCGGGGACGTGCGCAGCCTGCTGCGCGACAAGAACATCCGCCATGCCGGCATCAGCCGGGATGGCAACAGCGTGGTGGTCGCCTTCCGCGACGTCGAGGCGCGCGAGAGCGCGCGCCGCCTGCTGACCGATTCGATGGCGGACGTGCAATGGCTGCCGGGCAGCGGCGCCGAGCCGAGCCTGGTCGGCAGCCTGAAGCCGCAGTCGCTGGTGGCGGTGCAGGAAGCGGCGCTGAAGCAGAACATCACCACCCTGCACAACCGCGTCAACGAGCTGGGCACGACCGAGCCGGTGATCCAGCAGTCGGGCCTGGACCGCATCGTCGTGCAACTGCCCGGCGTGCAGGACACGGCCCGCGCCAAGGACATCATCGGCCGCACCGCGACGCTGGAGCTGCGCATGGTGGACGACAGCACCGAGGCCCAGGCCGCGCTGTCGGGCGCCGCCCCGGTGCCCTTCGGCACCGAGCGCTACATGGACCGCGGCTTCGGCCCGATCATCGTCAAGCGCCAGGTGGTGCTGACCGGTGACAACCTGAACGACGCGCAGGCCGGTTTCGACGAGAACCACAACCCCTCCGTCAACCTGACCGTGGACGCCAAGGGCGCCCGCATCATGAAGGAGGTCTCGCGCGAGAACATCGGCAAGCGCATGGCCATCATCCTGTTCGAGAAGGGCAAGGGCGAGGTCGTGACCGCGCCGCGCATCAACTCGGAACTGGGCAACCGCTTCCAGATCACCGGTGCGATGAGCACGCAGGAAGCCAACGACACCGCGCTGCTGCTGCGCGCCGGTTCGCTGGCCGCGCCGATGGAGATCATCGAGGAACGCACGATCGGCCCGAGTCTGGGCGCCGAGAACATCGCCAAGGGCATCGCCTCGGTGACCTGGGGCTTTGTCGCCGTGGCGATCTTCATGTGCATCTACTACATGCTGTTCGGCCTGTTCTCCTCGCTGGCGCTGGGCTTCAACCTGCTGCTGCTGATGGCCCTGCTGTCGATGCTGCAGGCCACGATGAGCCTGCCCGGCATCGCCGCGATGGCGCTGGCGCTGGGCATGGCGATCGACTCGAACGTGCTGATCAACGAGCGCATCCGCGAGGAGCTGCGCAACGGCGCCAGCCCGCAGGCGGCGATCCACGCCGGCTACGAGCGCGCCTTCGCGACCATCCTGGACTCCAACGTGACCACGCTGATCGCCGGCGTCGCGCTGCTGGCCTTCGGTTCGGGCCCGATCAAGGGCTTCGCGGTGGTGCATTGCCTGGGCATCCTGACCTCGCTGTTCTCGTCGGTCGTGTTCTCGCGCGCGCTGGTGAATCTGTGGTACGGCCGCCAGAAGAAGCTGAAGTCGCTGGCGATCGGCCAGGTCTGGAGGCCCGAGCCCGAGGCCGACGTGCCCGGCAAGGCCTGA